The Hymenobacter sp. GOD-10R genome includes a window with the following:
- a CDS encoding 3'-5' exonuclease, protein MRYISLDLEMTGGNPERHQIIELAAVVEDTKHLQPLTELPSFRRLVRHPEYVGTAGALALNARLLEELAQKGPNPEGCTADELLPQLREFLLAQGFKPDKKDCVSVTMAGKNIASFDLLFLRQLPGWGTLVRAEPAMLDPAAFYLNWKKDNRLPTMTICKARAHFADQTVAHQALADALDVIQLLRPFYDLPLYQQVRVAPEPAGE, encoded by the coding sequence ATGCGCTACATCTCCCTCGACCTCGAAATGACCGGCGGCAACCCGGAGCGGCACCAGATTATTGAGCTAGCTGCTGTAGTAGAAGATACCAAGCACCTACAGCCGCTGACAGAGCTACCTAGCTTCCGGCGCTTGGTGCGGCATCCTGAGTACGTGGGCACCGCAGGCGCTCTGGCTCTAAATGCGCGCTTGCTGGAGGAGTTGGCGCAAAAAGGGCCAAACCCGGAAGGCTGCACGGCTGACGAACTGTTGCCGCAGCTGCGTGAGTTTCTATTAGCGCAGGGCTTCAAGCCCGACAAAAAGGACTGCGTGAGCGTGACGATGGCGGGCAAAAATATCGCCTCTTTCGACTTATTGTTTTTGCGTCAGCTGCCCGGCTGGGGCACATTGGTGCGCGCTGAACCCGCCATGCTCGATCCAGCGGCTTTCTATCTGAACTGGAAGAAAGATAATCGCCTGCCCACCATGACCATTTGCAAGGCGCGTGCGCATTTTGCCGACCAAACCGTGGCGCACCAGGCTTTGGCCGATGCCTTAGACGTTATTCAACTGCTAAGGCCCTTCTACGACTTGCCCTTGTATCAGCAGGTACGTGTTGCGCCAGAGCCAGCAGGAGAGTAA
- a CDS encoding TonB-dependent receptor, whose protein sequence is MKLHYLLFVLLFFSLIHFTASGQQQAEPTVSGNFNHILFEQFATQVEAQTKLHFYFNPAAVDSLFITLQVQDTPVRTALERALQNTAFHFAIDDENRVFVTQGLTLDPALSDSFFNTEKAGNIVATRRDEARPTSTGSLSRSRYVREAEAKLYEIGAGEARGGKATLAGHIRDLKSGEPVVGATIYSEAPSIGTSTDQFGYYSLTLPTGRYDLKIRGIGIKNTKRQVVIRADGKLEIEVEEDITPLKEVVIEAEKDKNVSGMQMGLEKLDIKTLRQVPTAFGETDILRVVLTLPGVKSVGEGSTGLNVRGGATDQNLILFNGTTIYNPSHLFGFFSAFNPDILQSVELYKSAIPAKYGGRLSSVLEIKTREGNKKKFSGSGGIGPLTSRLTLEGPIVKDKSAFIISGRTSYSDWILRRLSNSSFRQSSASFYDISAHVSHQLNDKNSLYLTGYLSSDRFRLASDTTYQYRNQNASLKWQHNFNNKLYGVLTGTYSRYAYDITSEKNPVNASRLKYGIEQTNVQADFSFFPNAKHTIDFGVSSLLYHIAPGSLTPLGAESLISTNVLTREQAVESAIYASDRIDLNKRLSISLGLRYSLFNALGPHDVYQYAPDVGRSETSITDTLRYGSGKVLATYHGPEYRASLRYGLTDNSSVKASYNRTRQYIHQLSNTASVSPADIWKLSDANIRPQVGDQYSVGYYHNFRANTIETSVEAYYKKLHDFVDYKSGATLILNHHIETDIVNAEGKAYGVEVLVKKLSGKINGWISYTYSRSLVRVNAGTTAEQINGGRYYPSNFDKPHDVTMIGNYRFSRRFSSSLNFTYSTGRPITLPLAKYYVANSLRVYYSDRNAYRVPDYYRVDFGLNIEGNHKVKKLAHSSWTLGIYNLTGRKNPYSVYFKSEKGQIRGYKLSIFGQPIPTITYNFKF, encoded by the coding sequence ATGAAGCTCCACTACTTATTGTTTGTTCTTTTATTTTTTAGCCTAATACACTTCACGGCCAGCGGGCAGCAACAAGCCGAACCGACGGTTAGCGGCAATTTTAACCACATACTATTCGAGCAGTTTGCTACGCAGGTCGAGGCTCAAACCAAGCTGCATTTTTACTTCAATCCGGCAGCAGTTGACAGTCTGTTCATCACGCTGCAAGTACAGGATACGCCAGTGCGTACGGCGTTAGAACGAGCCCTACAGAATACCGCTTTCCACTTTGCTATCGACGACGAAAATCGGGTGTTCGTCACCCAAGGCTTAACGCTGGACCCAGCTCTCTCCGACAGCTTCTTTAACACCGAAAAAGCGGGCAACATTGTAGCTACGCGCCGCGACGAAGCTAGGCCAACTAGCACCGGCTCCCTTAGCCGCTCGCGCTACGTTCGGGAGGCAGAGGCCAAGCTCTATGAAATAGGTGCGGGCGAGGCGCGTGGCGGCAAGGCAACCCTCGCCGGCCACATCCGCGACCTGAAATCCGGGGAGCCGGTCGTGGGGGCTACTATTTACTCCGAGGCGCCTTCCATCGGCACCAGCACCGACCAATTTGGTTACTACTCACTGACTCTGCCAACGGGTCGCTACGATTTAAAAATCAGAGGGATTGGTATCAAGAATACCAAACGCCAAGTTGTGATACGTGCGGATGGCAAGCTGGAAATCGAGGTAGAGGAAGACATCACGCCGCTGAAAGAAGTCGTGATTGAAGCCGAGAAAGACAAAAACGTATCGGGCATGCAAATGGGCTTGGAGAAGCTCGATATCAAGACGCTGCGGCAAGTACCTACGGCTTTTGGCGAGACTGATATTTTGCGGGTGGTGCTTACCCTACCGGGCGTAAAATCGGTGGGCGAAGGCAGCACGGGCCTCAACGTGCGCGGCGGCGCCACCGACCAAAACCTGATCCTATTTAATGGCACCACCATCTACAATCCATCGCACTTATTTGGCTTCTTCTCCGCGTTTAACCCCGATATTCTGCAATCGGTAGAGCTGTACAAAAGCGCCATTCCGGCCAAGTACGGTGGGCGCTTGTCGTCGGTGCTGGAAATAAAAACCCGCGAAGGCAACAAGAAGAAGTTTTCTGGTTCGGGCGGCATTGGTCCGCTCACCAGTCGCCTCACGCTGGAAGGTCCCATTGTAAAAGACAAAAGCGCCTTCATCATCAGCGGCCGCACCAGCTACTCCGACTGGATTCTGCGCCGGTTGTCGAACAGTTCTTTTCGGCAAAGCTCGGCGTCTTTCTACGACATCAGCGCGCACGTGAGTCATCAGCTCAACGATAAAAACTCCCTGTACCTGACAGGATATTTGAGCTCCGACCGGTTCCGCCTCGCCAGCGACACCACGTATCAGTACCGCAACCAAAATGCTAGCTTGAAGTGGCAGCACAACTTCAACAACAAGTTATACGGGGTGCTCACGGGCACCTACAGCCGCTACGCCTACGACATCACGAGCGAGAAGAACCCAGTGAATGCCTCGCGCCTAAAATATGGCATTGAACAAACCAACGTGCAGGCCGATTTCAGCTTCTTCCCCAATGCCAAGCACACCATCGACTTCGGCGTCAGCTCGCTGCTCTACCACATTGCGCCTGGTAGCCTCACGCCGCTCGGGGCCGAATCCTTGATCAGCACCAACGTCCTAACCCGCGAGCAAGCTGTGGAAAGTGCCATTTACGCGTCAGACCGCATTGACCTCAACAAGCGCTTATCTATTTCGCTGGGCCTGCGCTATTCACTCTTCAACGCCCTAGGTCCGCACGATGTGTACCAGTACGCGCCGGACGTAGGCCGCTCCGAAACCTCCATCACCGACACCTTGCGCTACGGTTCGGGCAAGGTGCTGGCCACCTACCACGGCCCCGAGTACCGGGCGTCGTTGCGCTACGGTCTGACCGATAACTCGTCGGTGAAAGCTAGCTATAACCGCACCCGCCAGTACATTCACCAGCTTTCCAACACGGCGTCGGTATCGCCGGCCGATATCTGGAAGCTCAGCGACGCCAACATTCGCCCGCAGGTTGGCGACCAGTACTCCGTTGGATACTACCACAACTTCCGGGCGAATACCATCGAGACGTCGGTGGAAGCCTACTACAAAAAGCTCCACGACTTTGTGGATTACAAGAGCGGCGCCACACTCATCCTGAACCACCACATCGAAACAGATATCGTGAATGCCGAGGGCAAAGCCTACGGCGTGGAGGTGCTGGTCAAGAAGCTCTCGGGTAAGATCAACGGCTGGATCAGCTACACCTATTCCCGTTCGCTGGTGCGGGTCAATGCTGGCACGACGGCCGAGCAGATAAACGGCGGCCGCTACTACCCTAGCAATTTCGACAAGCCCCACGACGTGACCATGATCGGCAACTACCGCTTCAGTCGCCGTTTCAGCTCCTCACTCAACTTCACCTACAGTACGGGCCGCCCCATTACGTTGCCGCTGGCGAAGTATTATGTGGCCAACTCCTTGCGCGTGTACTACTCTGACCGCAACGCCTACCGCGTGCCCGATTATTACCGCGTCGACTTTGGGTTGAACATCGAAGGCAACCACAAAGTAAAAAAGCTAGCTCACAGCTCTTGGACCCTAGGGATATACAACCTGACGGGACGCAAGAATCCGTACTCGGTGTACTTCAAATCAGAAAAGGGGCAGATCCGCGGCTACAAGCTCTCCATCTTCGGGCAGCCGATTCCGACCATCACCTACAACTTCAAGTTCTAG
- a CDS encoding DUF4249 domain-containing protein — translation MRLLSYSIRVVLLWCLAIALPSCIDSYMPDVISATKHYLTVDGFINSQGITTIVLSRTYDIDARATIPPVEAGATVTIEAEGGGSYSLRESTTKGTYASASLSLPTTQRYRLRIRTTGGTEYASDYVAIKTTPPIDNITWRTTNDGLNIYVNTHDNTNASQYYRWEYEETWEIRPPYSPSVEYKNGRMQDITVPFPTTCWGNVKSVDIKISNTTRLSQDVVSDFLVRSFATTASQIYYKYSILVRQHTLTKEEYGYWELLKKNTENIGSLFDPQPAQLTGNVHCLNDDTELALGYVGAHSLTEKRIFISRGELPSTWRLQNGYEGCLPPDTVFLYKPSPPPPNPTEVLRSAFGRSTFLPIQAIYERDIIIGYLAKEQGCIDCRARGTSVRPSFWQ, via the coding sequence ATGCGTCTTCTCTCCTATTCCATTCGGGTGGTACTGCTTTGGTGTTTGGCTATTGCACTACCTAGCTGCATCGACTCCTACATGCCCGACGTCATCAGCGCCACCAAGCATTACTTAACAGTCGACGGGTTTATCAATAGCCAAGGTATTACAACAATAGTCCTTTCCCGCACCTACGACATTGATGCAAGGGCGACCATCCCGCCCGTTGAAGCGGGCGCTACCGTGACCATAGAAGCGGAAGGTGGTGGCAGCTACAGCTTGCGAGAAAGCACCACGAAAGGCACCTATGCTTCGGCCAGCCTCAGCCTACCGACTACGCAGCGCTACCGGCTGCGCATTCGCACCACCGGTGGCACAGAGTATGCCTCGGATTACGTGGCTATCAAGACTACCCCACCCATCGATAATATTACTTGGCGCACCACGAATGATGGCCTAAACATCTACGTCAACACGCACGACAACACGAACGCCAGCCAGTACTACCGTTGGGAATACGAAGAAACCTGGGAAATCAGACCACCTTACTCCCCCTCGGTGGAATACAAGAATGGAAGGATGCAAGATATTACTGTTCCTTTTCCGACAACCTGCTGGGGCAACGTCAAGTCTGTTGACATCAAGATCAGCAACACCACTCGCCTGAGCCAGGATGTAGTTTCTGATTTTCTAGTTCGCTCATTCGCAACCACTGCCTCCCAGATTTACTACAAATACAGCATCTTGGTTCGGCAGCATACCCTCACCAAAGAAGAGTATGGCTACTGGGAATTGCTCAAGAAAAACACGGAGAACATTGGCTCTCTGTTCGATCCGCAACCTGCCCAACTCACAGGCAACGTGCATTGCCTCAACGATGATACTGAGCTAGCTTTAGGCTACGTAGGCGCGCATTCACTTACGGAAAAGCGCATTTTTATTTCGAGAGGTGAGTTGCCATCCACTTGGCGCCTACAGAACGGTTATGAAGGATGCTTGCCACCTGATACGGTTTTTCTATACAAGCCTTCTCCACCGCCACCCAACCCGACAGAGGTCCTGCGCTCTGCTTTCGGCAGGTCTACCTTTCTACCCATCCAAGCCATCTACGAGCGAGATATTATAATTGGCTACTTAGCCAAAGAACAAGGCTGTATCGATTGTCGCGCGCGGGGCACGTCCGTGCGCCCTAGCTTTTGGCAGTAA
- a CDS encoding DUF4249 domain-containing protein, producing MRIILPLFRVVFLCCLALLLPGCIDSYMPDAINATKSYLVVDGLINSQGITTITLSRTYDIDAKTPAPVESGATLYVEDEAAARYTLLESTTKGTYTSSNQTLSPAKRYRLHIRTKGGKEYTSDYVTVKSTPPIDNVSWKPTNSGLNIYVNSHDDANNTRYYRWSYEETWEIRPLLVPSVEYLNRKMQDIRQPYPQACWITEKSTNIILGNTSSLGRDVVSDQLLRSFSTTSDRLYVKYSILVRQYAQTKEEYEYWSLLKKNTENIGTLFDPLPAQLTGNMHCLNDDTELALGYVGAGSVQEKRILISRGQLPPTWRLQAGYESCVPPDTVSLTNVDNTFTNPVVIPVGPVFSSTGSLKGYTQSSAECVDCRKRGSAVRPIFWQ from the coding sequence ATGCGCATCATTCTTCCGCTTTTTAGGGTTGTGTTCCTCTGCTGTCTAGCGCTGCTCCTGCCTGGCTGCATCGATTCCTATATGCCCGATGCCATCAACGCTACTAAGAGCTACTTAGTGGTCGATGGCTTAATCAATAGCCAGGGCATCACCACTATCACATTGTCGCGCACTTACGACATCGACGCCAAGACACCGGCGCCGGTAGAGTCGGGCGCCACGCTATACGTCGAAGACGAAGCGGCGGCACGCTACACGCTGCTAGAAAGCACTACCAAAGGCACTTACACGTCGAGCAACCAGACTCTGAGTCCAGCCAAAAGGTACCGGCTTCATATCCGCACTAAGGGTGGTAAAGAGTACACCTCCGACTACGTGACGGTGAAAAGCACGCCGCCCATTGACAACGTTAGCTGGAAACCAACTAACTCCGGCCTGAACATCTACGTCAATAGCCACGACGACGCCAATAATACCCGCTATTATCGTTGGTCTTACGAAGAAACCTGGGAAATCCGGCCACTCCTTGTTCCTAGTGTAGAGTACCTTAACCGTAAGATGCAGGATATTCGTCAGCCTTATCCGCAGGCTTGTTGGATAACAGAAAAGTCGACGAACATTATTCTAGGAAATACCTCTAGCCTAGGTCGTGATGTGGTTTCTGACCAGCTGCTACGCTCTTTCTCTACCACATCAGACCGCCTGTACGTCAAGTACAGCATCTTGGTACGGCAGTACGCCCAAACCAAAGAGGAATACGAGTATTGGAGTTTGCTCAAGAAAAACACGGAGAACATCGGGACGCTATTCGACCCGTTGCCTGCGCAACTTACCGGCAATATGCATTGCCTCAACGATGATACCGAACTAGCATTGGGTTACGTGGGTGCCGGTAGCGTGCAGGAAAAACGCATCCTCATCAGCCGCGGGCAGTTGCCGCCCACTTGGCGTTTGCAGGCTGGTTACGAAAGCTGCGTGCCACCAGATACCGTGTCTTTAACCAACGTAGATAATACGTTCACCAACCCTGTAGTTATACCCGTAGGCCCAGTATTTTCTTCTACGGGTAGCTTAAAAGGGTATACACAGTCAAGTGCCGAGTGCGTGGATTGCCGCAAGCGTGGTAGTGCGGTGCGTCCTATCTTTTGGCAATAG
- a CDS encoding T9SS type A sorting domain-containing protein: MNKWYTHSFYFSILSTFLLLARSSWGQSAPQQLDPTFRLSIEQYAQIYGLQPLADSSCLILGAQVYTNGIATGNLVRVNTNGQVEQRAQQLAQIDIVGSYTNFIPRLLRYPDGRLLLMASGDIHIVGYPQISSHVVRLLSNGQPDPSFSLQLAGKYLPLLRTAALQADGKILLAGSVGIPGLPILVRLNVDGSYDESFAPVIGTSRDTDEVDALAVQPDGRILVGGLFSRPASSLLRLLPNGQLDPSFQAGITSSTSVQALLIRPTGQIVVGASSSLLMQGRKAGVQQLLPSGQLDNSFQTPAEYGILNQLNERRIELLPDGRLLVLSSQSTGLATPIQLLANGQLNSGYQTPARWSLNPKGIAVDAAGNLLVYGQYNHRTGLQGPLQRLQASGQLDEHYAPQLYQPGTIVKMARLTDGRTVLAGSFDKVGGVRAGNLACLLPNDEVDTAFVRRSPIPAGYVEGIVEQPSGKILIAGLLEVQARQRWGSLIRLHPSGALDTTFQRTAGYIAQGLALQRDGRIIVGGELARAYTGHVFARLSVDGVVDKTFQISSTLDNWLREGRRVVVQPDDKLILAGYQLHRVLPNGQYDTSFQATEYNEYSSPLVRDMVLRPDGKLLVCGQTPTLVPRQGGTIARFLPNGKLDMTLEDVLSYRFNIRTLLPRQGGGLWAGGIYHSDNVTDIGLMSLDERGQIDPAFTPVFGYGYVLASSETAGGKILVGGNFVYATTPTVHHLSIARIASMGTPLANSQRKVQSVEVYPNPSREKFTVSWDAAQAVNRVCLLTLLGQPLQQHVVEAGTYNLDLSVKQLSCGIYLLQIDNANGRTIRRVVVE, translated from the coding sequence ATGAATAAGTGGTACACACATTCATTTTACTTTTCTATCCTGAGTACTTTTCTATTACTAGCAAGAAGTAGTTGGGGTCAAAGTGCCCCTCAGCAGCTTGATCCTACATTTCGGTTGAGCATCGAGCAATACGCCCAGATATATGGCTTACAACCATTAGCTGATAGTAGTTGCCTCATTCTGGGTGCCCAAGTATATACGAACGGCATCGCGACAGGTAATTTAGTTCGGGTGAACACCAATGGTCAGGTTGAGCAGCGTGCTCAGCAACTGGCCCAAATAGATATAGTAGGCTCATACACGAACTTTATACCCAGACTACTGAGATACCCTGATGGCCGCCTTTTGTTAATGGCATCAGGTGATATACATATAGTTGGGTATCCTCAAATTAGTTCGCACGTTGTGCGGTTGTTGTCCAATGGGCAACCAGACCCTAGCTTTTCCCTACAGCTTGCCGGTAAATACTTACCATTACTGCGAACAGCTGCGTTGCAGGCAGATGGAAAGATCCTGCTAGCGGGTAGCGTGGGTATACCAGGCCTGCCAATCCTAGTTCGGCTGAACGTAGATGGCAGCTATGATGAGTCTTTCGCGCCGGTAATTGGTACAAGTCGCGACACCGATGAGGTGGACGCATTAGCTGTGCAGCCGGATGGTCGAATTCTAGTAGGCGGTTTGTTCAGTAGACCTGCAAGCTCATTGCTGCGGTTGCTGCCCAATGGCCAGCTTGATCCTAGCTTTCAGGCTGGCATAACCAGTAGCACCAGCGTGCAGGCGCTGCTAATTAGGCCAACAGGGCAGATTGTTGTTGGAGCTAGCTCGTCGTTGCTGATGCAAGGACGAAAAGCTGGTGTTCAGCAGCTTCTACCTTCTGGCCAATTAGATAACTCATTTCAAACACCGGCTGAGTACGGCATTCTCAATCAGTTAAATGAGCGACGTATTGAGCTTTTACCTGATGGGCGCCTACTAGTATTGTCTTCGCAGTCAACCGGACTTGCAACCCCTATTCAACTATTAGCAAACGGCCAATTAAATTCTGGCTATCAAACACCTGCTCGGTGGTCATTGAACCCAAAAGGTATTGCCGTGGATGCGGCGGGCAACCTATTAGTTTATGGGCAATACAACCATCGTACGGGCTTGCAGGGGCCTCTGCAACGATTACAGGCGTCGGGGCAACTTGATGAGCACTATGCTCCGCAGCTTTACCAGCCAGGTACGATAGTAAAAATGGCAAGGCTTACCGATGGCCGTACAGTTCTGGCGGGCTCCTTTGACAAAGTGGGTGGCGTAAGAGCCGGCAACCTAGCTTGTTTGCTGCCCAATGATGAGGTTGATACTGCATTCGTGCGACGGAGTCCTATTCCAGCAGGCTACGTCGAAGGTATAGTGGAGCAGCCCAGCGGCAAGATCTTGATAGCAGGATTATTAGAGGTACAAGCACGTCAACGTTGGGGGAGCTTAATACGGCTGCATCCAAGTGGCGCTCTTGATACAACTTTCCAACGTACGGCAGGCTACATTGCTCAAGGGTTGGCCTTGCAGCGCGATGGTCGAATCATCGTGGGCGGAGAACTAGCTCGCGCTTACACTGGACACGTTTTTGCCCGGTTGAGTGTAGATGGTGTTGTCGATAAAACGTTTCAAATTTCCTCAACGCTTGATAACTGGCTACGAGAAGGCCGCCGTGTAGTGGTTCAGCCAGACGACAAGCTTATCCTGGCTGGGTATCAACTCCACCGGGTATTGCCCAATGGTCAGTACGATACCTCTTTTCAAGCAACTGAATACAATGAGTATTCGTCGCCGTTGGTGCGTGATATGGTATTACGCCCCGATGGTAAATTGCTTGTGTGCGGGCAAACACCAACGCTTGTGCCTAGGCAGGGAGGCACCATCGCGCGTTTTCTACCTAATGGCAAGCTTGATATGACCTTGGAAGATGTCTTATCTTATCGATTCAACATTCGTACACTGCTACCACGCCAAGGTGGGGGGCTTTGGGCTGGGGGCATTTACCACTCAGACAACGTTACGGATATAGGTCTAATGTCCCTTGACGAAAGAGGGCAGATTGACCCAGCTTTCACGCCTGTATTTGGCTACGGCTATGTGCTTGCAAGCAGCGAAACGGCAGGCGGCAAAATACTAGTAGGAGGAAACTTTGTCTACGCTACTACTCCAACGGTGCATCACTTAAGCATAGCACGTATAGCTTCCATGGGCACTCCCTTAGCTAATTCGCAGAGAAAAGTGCAGTCGGTAGAAGTTTACCCAAATCCAAGTCGGGAAAAGTTTACCGTTAGTTGGGATGCTGCACAAGCAGTAAATCGAGTTTGCCTTTTAACCCTGCTAGGTCAGCCTCTGCAACAACACGTTGTGGAAGCAGGGACTTACAACCTTGATCTTTCTGTAAAGCAATTGTCCTGCGGGATCTACTTGCTTCAGATAGATAACGCCAATGGCCGCACAATACGCCGTGTAGTAGTTGAGTAA